GGCCTAAAGCCATTCCAACAATCGGCCCTGTTATAGATCAGGGATTCTATTATGATTTTGCAAATCTTGCTGTAAGTGAAGATGATTTCCTCATGATTGAAAATATGATGGAACAAATAGCTCAAGCAAAGTTTGAAGTATCCAAAAAAACATTTCATGATAAGCAAGAGGCCTTAAAAGAATTCGCATCCAATCCTTTTAAAGTAGAGCTAATCCAAGAACTCCCTGAAGGAGAAAGTATCACTGCCTATTCCCAAGGAGAATTTACGGATCTTTGTCGAGGTCCTCATCTCCCCTCTACTAATCCCGTAAAGGCTTTTAAACTCTTACGTACATCGGCAGCTTACTGGAGAGGAGACCCTAACCGAGAATCTTTAGTAAGAATTTATGGGGTGTCTTTCCCAACAACAAAAGAATTAAAAGAACACCTCAATCAATTAGAAGAGGCAAAAAAACGCGATCATCGCGTTTTAGGAGCGAAACTCGATCTCTTTTCACAACAAGAATGCTCGGCAGGCATGCCTTTTTTCCATCCTCGGGGAATGATTATTTGGGACGCCTTAATAGGTTATTGGAAGCGTCTCCATCAACTTGCGGGTTACAAGCAAATCCTAACGCCTCAACTTATGAATCGCAATCTTTGGGAAGTTTCTGGACATTGGAGCAACTACAAAGAGAACATGTATACTCTAAAAATAGATGAAGAAGACTATGCGATTAAACCGATGAACTGCCCCGGATGTATGCTATACTATAAAACACGTTTGCACAGTTATAAGGAATTTCCTTTACGCGTTGCGGAGATAGGTCACGTTCACCGCTATGAAATTTCTGGAGCTCTTTCAGGACTTATGCGTGTACGCGCTTTCCATCAAGATGATGCTCACGTATTTCTAACCCCTGAGCAAGTGGAAGAAGAAACGCTGAATATTTTAAATCTAGTTTCTGAATTATACTCAACATTCGGTCTTGAATATCACCTAGAATTATCTACACGTCCAGAAAAAGCAACTATTGGCAGTGATGCGCTATGGGAATTAGCAACAGCAGCTTTAGAGCGTGCTCTTGTGAATTCTAACACACCTTTCATCGTCAATCCCGGAGATGGAGCCTTTTACGGACCGAAAATTGATATTCATGTAAAAGACGCTATTCAACGTACATGGCAATGTGGGACGATACAATTAGATATGTTTTTACCTGAACGTTTTGAATTGGAATATACAAATGCACAGGGAGAGAAAAGTACTCCTATTATGCTACACCGTGCTTTATTTGGTTCTATTGAGAGATTTTTAGGGATCCTTATCGAACATTTTAAAGGAAAGTTTCCTCTATGGTTAAGTCCTGAACATATCCGGTTGATCACTGTAGCAGATCGTCATCAACGCCGAGCTAAAGAACTTGCTAGCGCATGGCAAAAACTAGGCCTTGTAGTCACTGTGGATGATTCTAATGAATCCGTAAGCAAGAAAATCCGGAATGCACAAAATATGCAAGTCAACTATATGGTCACTTTAGGAGATCGGGAAATAGAGGAAAATACTCTAGCTGTACGTACCCGAGACAACCGAGTTTTAAATGCTATGACAGTAGAGACATTCATAAATACTATACTTGAAGAAAAGAACTCTTTGAGTTTAACTCCACTATTGTAGAAAACCCAGATCCAAGGACGAGCATCTCGTATGAAAACCATCGCTGTCAATAGCTTTAAAGGTGGCACAGCAAAGACCTCAACGACTCTACATTTAGGAGCTGCTTTAGCGCAATATCATAACGCACGTGTGCTTCTTATTGATTTTGATGCTCAAGCAAACCTTACTTCAGGACTAGGTCTTGATCCGGATTGTTACGATAGCTTAGCTGTCGTACTCCAGGGGGAAAAAAATATTCGTGAGGTGATTCGTCCTATTGAAGATACGGGATTAGATCTAATTCCTGCTGACACCTGGCTAGAACGTATTGAAGTTTCTGGAAATCTAGCTGCAGATCGTTATTCTCATGAACGGCTGAAACATATTTTAGCCTCTGTTGAAAATGAGTATGACTACGTTATTATTGATACTCCCCCGTCTTTATGTTGGCTTACAGAGTCTGCGTTAATTGCAGCACAATACGCTCTAATTTGCGCTACTCCTGAGTTCTATAGTGTTAAAGGCTTAGAAAGACTTTCTTCATTTATTCAGGGCATTTCCTCAAGACATCCTCTGAATATTCTCGGTGTTGCCCTCTCTTTCTGGAACTATCGTGGAAGAAATAATGCAGCGTTTGCTGATTTGATTCATAAGACATTTCCTGGAAGGCTATTAAACACTAAAATCCGTAGAGATATTACGATTTCTGAAGCAGCAATTCACGGTAAACCTGTATTTGCCACAGCACCTTCAGCACGAGCTTCTGAAGATTACTTAAATCTGACCAAAGAATTGTTAATTTTACTGAGGGATATGTAATCCTATGGGAAATTTAAAAACGTTGTTAGAAAGCCGTTTCAGGAAAAATACTCAAGATAAAATGGAAACGCTAACACGCAAGCGTATGGAAGGAGAGCTCACACCTTTCTTAAGCAGGTTTTCCGATGTAAAATTATCCCAAAAAGAAGAAGAAAAGTTCCGTCAACTTTTAGAAAACTATACATTTGAAGATCAGATTTCCGAAGAAGATTTTAAAAATCTCTGCAATCTTTCTGCACAAATAAAACAAATCCATCATCAGGCTGTGCTCTTACATGGGGAGCGCATAAAAAAAGTTCGCGACTTATTAAAAACTTATCGCGAAGGGGCCTTTTCTGCTTGGTTACTTATTACCTATGGGAATCGACAAACTCCCTATAATTTTCTTGTATATTACGAACTATTTTCCACTCTTCCTGAACCTCTGAAAATAGAAGCTGAAAAAATGCCCAGACAAGCAATTTATACATTAGCTTCTCGACAAGGACCTCAAGAGAAAAAAGAAGCCATTATCCGTAACTATCGTGGAGAAAGCAAAGGAGAACTCTTAGATATTATTAGAAGAGAATTTCCTTTAATTTCTACAGATCGTCGTCAGACTTGTTTGGCGAAACAAGCATTAGCTATACTTTCCAAAGGCTCGCAATTATTAAAAAAATGCTCAGAATTATCTCCCGAAGATCATACTGCCCTTGAAAAATTGATAAAAAAGCTTCAAAAAGTTAAAAGTAATTTCTTTCCCAATACAAAGGTCTAAATATGGCAGCTAAATCAAAAATACTAGAACTAGAAGATAATGTTTTTCTTATTCTTGAAGGAAATTTAAAAAGAATTTTTGCCACTGCTATCGGCTATACTACATTCCGAGAATTTCAAAATGTTGTTTTTAACTGCTCTAATGGCCAACAGGAAACAGCGAATTTCTTTTTTGAAATGCTCATCAACGGCAAACTCATTCACGAACTTCCTGTAGAACAAAAACAAGCGGCTCAAAGCTTAATCGCTGAATTTATGATGCTCATTCGTGTAGCTAAGGATGTTCATGAGCGTGGTGAATTTATTAACTTCATTACATCAGATATGCTATCTCAACAAGAACGCTGCGTGTTCTTGAATCGTTTATCTAGAGTAGATGGACAAGAGTTCTTATTAATGACCGATGTTCAAAATACCTGCCATTTGATTCGTCATCTATTAGCAAGACTTTTGGAAGCGCAAAAGAACCCTGTGGGAGAGAAAAATCTCCAAGAAATTCAAGAAGATATAGTATCATTGAAAAATCATTTCGAAGAACTAGAGAAATCTTTTCAATAAATAAAGATTTATGAACAAGAAAAAGCGTGTGCTTACCGGTGACCGACCAACAGGAAAGCTGCATTTAGGTCATTGGGTGGGTTCTATAAAAAATCGCTTAGATTTACAGAATAATCCCGCCTACGATTGCTTTTTCATCGTTGCGGATCTCCACACTCTTACAACACGAATACGTAAAGAACAAATTTTAGATGTTGATAATCATATTTACGAAGTTCTTGCAGACTGGTTGAGTGTGGGGATAGATCCGAACAAATCTACTATTTATTTACAATCAGCAATTCCTGAGATTTATGAACTCTATTTGCTATTTTCTATGCTAATTTCCATTAACCGAATTATGGGAATTCCTAGTCTTAAAGAAATGGCAAAAAATGCCTCCATTGAAGAAGGTGGCTTGTCTTTTGGACTAGTAGGTTATCCTGTATTACAAAGTGCTGATATTCTTCTGGCAAAAGCTCAGCTTGTTCCCGTAGGTAAAGATAATGAAGCTCACGTAGAATTAACACGCGATATTGCACGCAATTTCAACCGTTTATACGGAGAGATTTTCCCTGAACCTGAAACTCTACAAGGAGAGCTTACCTCTCTAGTAGGTATTGACGGACAAGGCAAAATGAGCAAATCAGCAAACAATGCCATATACCTTTCTGATGATGACGCCACTATCAAAGATAAGATTAGAAAAATGTATACCGACCCAAATCGGATTCATGCCACGACTCCAGGTCGCGTCGAAGGGAATCCCCTATTTATCTATCATGATATTTTCAATCCTAATAAAGAAGAAATCGAAGAGTTTAAAACACGTTACCGCCAAGGATGTATAAAGGATGTCGAAGTAAAAGCACGTCTTGCTGAAGAGTTGATTTTCTTCCTACAACCTTTTAAAGAAAAACGTGCTGAGCTATTAGCAAAACCTCAAATTCTTCAAGAAGCATTGCAACAAGGCACGGAAAAAATGCGTGCTATAGCAAAAGAAACTATGGAAGAAGTCCATAATACCCTAGGGTTAAGCCATAAATGGCGTTCTCGTCTATCGCTATAACTTATTCATGCCTATGACTTTTGAATTACGAGCTGCTTTTTCCCCTTGTGGCGATCAGCCGGAAGCTATTGCTAAACTTACTGAAGGCATACATAATAATACACAATCGCAAGTACTTTTAGGGACCACAGGGTCAGGAAAAACTTTCACCATTGCTAATGTTGTTGCCAATGTTAACCGCCCCACACTCGTATTGGCACATAACAAAACATTAGCAGCACAGTTATACCAAGAATTCAAAGAGTTCTTTCCCAATAATGCTGTTGAGTATTTCATCTCTTACTATGACTACTATCAACCTGAAGCATACATTGCTCGTAATGATACTTACATAGAAAAAAGCCTCTTAATCAATAGTGAAATCGATAAATTACGCTTATCTGCAACACGATCTATTTTGGAGCGCAGAGATACTCTGATTGTTTCTTCTGTATCTTGTATTTATGGTATAGGTTCTCCTGAAAACTATGCTTCCATGGCTTTAAAATTAGAAGTAGGGAAAGAATACCCTCGCATAGTACTTGCAGCTCAGCTTGTAAAAATGAATTACCTAGCCTCTCCAGTAGCAAAACGTTCAACATTTCGTGAACGTGGTAGTGTTATTGATATTTTCCCTGCCTATGAAAGTGATCAAGCTATCCGCTTAGAGTTTTTCAATGATACGCTATCTTCCATAGAATACAGCGATCCTTTAACTATGATTCCTACGGCATCAGTAGCCTCAGCTATTATTTATCCAGGATCACATTATGTCACTCCCGAAGCTGTACGAGAGCAAGCTATACGTTCTATACGTGAAGAATTAGAAGAACGTATGCTGTTCTTCCAGGATCGTCCTATAGAACAAGATAGATTATTCCATAGAACTACTCACGATATCGAAATGATAAAAGAGACAGGCTTCTGTAAAGGAATAGAAAACTATTCCCGTCATTTCACAAAGATGCCTCCGGGAGCACCCCCCGCCTGTCTGTTAGATTATTTTCCTGAAGACTTCTTATTAGTCATAGATGAATCACATCAAACTCTACCTCAAATACGAGCTATGTACCGTGGAGATCTATCTAGAAAGCACTCCTTAGTAGAATACGGTTTTCGACTTCCCTCTGCTTATGACAACCGTCCTTTGACTTATGAAGAAGCTCAGAAGTATTTTCATAATGTAATTTATGTATCTGCAACACCCGGAGAGACAGAATTAAATGAGAGTCTTGGACATATTGTAGAACAAATTATCCGCCCTACAGGGATTCCTGATCCCATCCCAGAGATTCGCCCCGCAACAGGGCAGATAGATGATCTACTTGAAGAGATCCGGAAGCGTTTATCTAAATCTCAGGAAAAGATCTTAGTAATTTCTATTACTAAAAAACTCGCTGAGGATATCGCTGTATTCCTTTCAGAATTAGATATCGCCGCAGCATATCTACATTCTGGAATAGAAACCGCAGAACGTACACGTATTCTTGCCGATCTACGTTTAGGAAATATTGATGTACTTATAGGTGTAAACTTACTTCGAGAAGGATTAGATCTTCCTGAAGTCTCTTTAGTCGCTATTCTTGATGCCGATAAAGAAGGTTTTTTACGTAGTACTTCTTCTTTAATACAGTTTTGTGGAAGAGCAGCAAGAAATGTAGCGGGTAAGGTGATTTTCTATGCCGATCAAAAAACACAATCTATAGAACAAACCTTAAAAGAAACAGAACGTCGTCGACAGATACAATTGGATTATAATAAAGCTAATAACATTACGCCTAAGCCTATTATTAAAGCGGTCTTCGCTAATCCCATTCCTCAGGGAGGAAAAAAAGAAGATCAAGAGACTTCCATAGTTCCTCTTTCTATAAAGGAATTAGAAAAACTTATAAAAAAATATGAAAATCTCATGCAGGAAGCCGCTCATGAATTTCGATTTGACGAGGCTGCAAAATATCGAGATAAAATGAAAGCTGCTAAAGAGCAACTTCTTTATATCTCATAAAATATTGCAGAAATCTCAAATGAAATCTGCTTGCTTTTTGTAAAATCAGAACCTAATATTGCCATTAAGCTCTCCATATGCAATCTCATCTGATAATATAATCAGCATATTCAGATTATGTTAAATTAGGTCTTTGGGAGCTAGTATCCAACCCCTTGACAAAAGAGATTAAAGACTCATGTTAGAAGTTGTCATTTCCGATATCCAAGCTAGAGAAATTTTAGACTCCAGAGGGTATCCAACATTATATGTTAAAGTAACCACAGACGCAGGCACCTTTGGAGAAGCTTGTGTGCCTTCGGGAGCTTCTACAGGAATAAAAGAAGCTTTAGAACTCCGTGATCAAGATAGTTCTCGATTCCAAGGGAAAGGTGTTTTACAAGCTGTAAAAAACGTAAAAGAGGTGCTCCTCCCCGTCTTACAAGGAGTTAGTATATTCGATCAAATCCTCATTGACTCTATCATGGTAGAGGCTGACGGCACACCAAATAAAGAGAAACTAGGAGCTAATGCTATTTTAGGAGTTTCCTTAGCAGCAGCCAAAGCTGCAGCAACTACCCTAGGGCGTTCTTTTTACCGTTATATAGGAGGATGTTTCGCTCATGTGCTTCCTTGTCCTATGATGAATCTTATTAATGGCGGCATGCACGCAAATAACGGATTGCAATTTCAAGAATTTATGATTCGTCCTATTGGGGCAACATCTCTAAAAGAAGCTGTGCGGATGGGTGCGGATGTTTTTCACACTTTGAAAAATATCCTCAATGATAAAAATTTAGCTACAGGGGTTGGCGATGAAGGGGGCTTTGCTCCGCAACTAAAATCTAACTCTGAAGCTCTAGATCTTCTTGTACTCGCTATCGAAAAAGCTGGTTTCCAACCTGGTGAGGATATCTCCTTAGCTCTTGATTGCGCAGCATCTTCCTTCTATGATACGAAAACAGAAACTTATGACGGAAAGAGTTATCAAGAACAAGTTAGCGTACTTGCTGATCTTTGCGATCACTATCCTATCGATTCTATAGAAGACGGTCTCGCTGAAGAAGATTTCGATGGTTGGGAATTACTAACAGCAGAGCTTGGCGAAAGTATTCAAATCGTTGGAGACGATCTCTTTGTTACCAATCCCGAATTAATAGCGGATGGCATTAGTAGAGGCCTCGCTAATGCTGTATTAATTAAACCAAATCAAATTGGTACATTGACAGAAACTTCGGAGGCTATACAACTTGCCCATAATCAAGGGTATACGACTATCCTTTCTCATAGATCCGGAGAAACTGAAGATACAACAATCGCTGATCTTTCCGTAGCTTTCAATACAGGACAAATTAAAACAGGGTCATTATCACGCTCTGAGCGTATTGCTAAGTATAATAGGCTTATGGCAATAGAAGAAGAACTTGGCCCTGAAGGATTATTTAAAGATTCTAATCCATTTTCTGGGGAATAGAATTGCACATATATCGCTTTCTAAAAACAACTAGAAAGCGATTACTTTTTTATAACATCTCTTTGTTAAACATCTTATTTTTTCTTAGATAAGCTATAAAAATATAAAACTCTCCCGACACGTTAAATAGTAGATGTCTGCTTAAGCAAAATTTTCTATATACTTAAAAAAATGAAAAAGAAGGTTTATGAAGATCAGAATGATCTTGCAGACACCGTCTTATAACTACTAATTTAATGTAGATGATCCCTTTTACAAAAACGATAGGCTATCGTCTGTGGTTAGCATGCGTAGCTGCAATATTAATTCCCTTAGGGATTAATATTGTTCTACTCAACCTTAGACAATACCACACTACAGTTTCATCAGTTGCAGCTGCTTTTAAAGAAAATGCTGCTTTTAAAGTGGATACTCTCATGCAAATAGTCCCGCTAAATGCTGATGTTTTAGCACTATTCTCAGAAGTTCTAGATCTTGACGAGGGGATTCCTCCAGCTCCCAATGTTGAGCTTAGTAATGAAATGCAAAGAATCTTTAGCTCAACATATGACGAAATCTCTTTAATTAAGCTTCAGTCTAATGGAGAGAAAATTGTTGTAGCTTCTAGCCTTCCAAACCACCTTGGAGAAAATTATCAAAATAAAATAGATATTCCCAACGATTTGCCCTTCTCAGCAACATTTAAACAATCTTCTGATAGCCATGAAGTTTTTTCAATAATGCAGGTAAATATCTTTGATAATGATACTCATGAACTTTTAGGCATTCTTTATACAACGCATAATGTTGAAAAATTTCTCGAAGATATTCTTGTAAATACTCAGGCCTACTTCACTATAAAAACAGCTATTTTATCTAAAGATGGGATTATCTTAAAAGCCTCTGATCCCGATTTGGACCTCCGGTCTATTTACCCTAATATTACTGAAAAGCAATTTTGCGATACTTTCTTAGATGAAAGTACATGCCCACAAGGAATTTCTCTAAAGCCCCTTATGCTAACTCCCTTACCTGTAGAACCAAATTTTTTTTCTTTTACAAATGGAAATCGGGAAATATGGAGTTATCTCGCTAACGTCCCTAATATGGATTTGCATGTTCTTTCCTATGGAACAAAGACTGAGCTCTTTGCGTCCTTCTGGAAACGTACATTAGTTTATTTCGCTTACTTTTTATGCGTTGTTCTAGGAAGTATTATCGCTTATCTCGCTGCCAAAAGATTATCTTTACCCATCCGTAAACTCGCCACAGTCATCATACAAACAAGAGAAAATATTCGAGATCCATATATTGATGATTCCCTAGGATTCGAAGTGAATAGGTTGGGTCATATTTTTAATGCTATGGTACAAAGTCTAGACCAACAGCAAACCTTAGCTGAGAAAAATTATGAAATAAAAGAAAGCGCTCAAAATGCTCTCCGTCTTGGAGAGCAAGCTCAGCAAAGACTTCTTCCCAATACTCTTCCTAATTATCCCCATACGGAATTAGCAAAGGCTTATATACCCGCTATTACTGTAGGGGGAGATTTCTTCGATGCCTTTATCGTAGGCGAGGGTGATAAAGCTACATTATTTTTGATCGTTGCTGATGCTTCTGGAAAAGGTGTCCATGCTTGTGGTTACTCTTTATTCCTTAAAAACATGCTGCGTACATTCCTATCACAGATCCCTTCAATAAAAGAAGCTGTAGAACAAACATCCTCTCTATTTTATAAAAACACTGCAGATTCAGGAATGTTTGTCACCCTATGTGTCTACAGTTACAATTATAAAACAGGGATTATAGAATTTTATTCCTGTGGCCATAATCCTGCATGTTATCTATCTCCTAATGGAGATGTTTCTTTCCTTTCGCACCCAGGAATGGCCTTAGGATTTCTTCCTAACACACCTGATGTCCCTACAGAAAGTTTCCAGCCAGCTCCAGGATCTTTGATTGTCTTATATTCTGATGGCATTACAGAAGCTCATAATAAAGCTTTTGAAATGTTTGGTGAAGAACGGTTAAAAAGCGCTGTACAAACCTTAGTAGGGAAAAGCGCAGAAGACGCTATGCATTCTTTAATGCTATCTGTGAAAACTTTCGTAGGAAACTGCCATCAACACGATGACATTACCTTGCTGATTCTTAAAATATCGGACTCATGAAACAAACTTTTACCAAACGCATTTTGCTGTTCCTTTTTTTGGTGATTCCGATTCCTCTAATTTTGAATCTGGTAGTTCTATCATTATTTTCTTTTTCAGCAGCAAAAAATAATCTTATGGAAAATCTCCATACCCATGCGACAAATTTTAGCTTGGAATTCGAAAAGAAACTCACCATTCACAAAATCTTCCTCAAACGTCTAGCAAATACTTTAGCACTTAAAGCCTACGCATCATCATCAGAGGATTTCTACTCTCAAGCTTACGACGAAATGTTCGCCCTGTCGGATATGGATTTCTCCCTCTGTTTAATTCCTCTTCTTGATGGGAATATAAAAACAAAAAATCCTCATGATCCATTTATCCACTATTTGAAAAGTCATCCCGAAATAAAGAAGAAGCTCAGTATGTCTGCAGGAAAGGCATGTATCATTACTATCTCTTCGGAAGCTTCCTCGAATTTCCCTAAAAACTATCTTGTGATTACTGAAGATATTGAAGTATGGAACTCACCAACAAGTGCGGGATTGCTTGTCAGCTTTTATCCCATGGATTTTTTACAAAAGGATCTATTTAAATCTCTGCATTTAAAAAATGAAGATATCTGCCTCCTAAACAAATATGGAGAGGTTCTCTTTGCTTCAAATTCACAATTCTCTTCAAAAGTATTTTCCGTGGATATTGCCGATCTTCCTAAAATCACTGCTAGGAAACAAGCTATTCCCGTTGAAATGGCTCCAAAAATACTGCAAGAACACAACCTCATAAGCGTAAAAATAAACAATAAAAAATATCTAGGCATTGTTTTAAATAAACTGCCTATTCAGGGAACCTATACCCTATCTATCATTCCACTCTCTTGGTTTATCACTAAGGCTATCCGTCTTCCTTTGAATGTAATTTTCTTCTATTCTTTGGCCTTTATCTTAATGGGATGGATACTCACGAAAATTAATAAACGGCTAAATCAGCCGATTCAAGAACTTACAACATGTATGGAAGCCGCATGGAGAGGGAATCATAATATCCGTTATGAACCTCAACCTTATGGATATGAAATTAACGAATTAGGAAATATCTTTAACTGCACATTACTATTATTGCTCAATTCAAGAGAAAAAGCAGAAATTGAACATACCTCCGGAGATAAGCTCCAGAAAGAATTGGCTATTCTTGCCTCTCTACAACAAACATTGCTCAGTCCTACTTTCCCAGAATTTCCTAATGTCTCTTTTATATCCAAACACCTTCAAGGCATTCAGCTATCAGGCCATTTTTATGGATGGAAAGCTTCCATCTCTGAGCGGAATTTAATTGGCGTCGTAGGCCTTGCTGGAGATATAGGACTTCCGTCCTATCTTTATGCTCTATCTGCACGAAGTTTATTCCTCGCTTATGCAAATCTGTCTTCTTCTTTAGAGAAGATAAGCTCTAATACTTTCGATGCCTTTGGGAAAACTACAGAGGGTGATGAAGCAACAGTCTCCATGACTTTTATCCGCTACTGTTCTACAGACGCTACTTTGTCTATTCTATCAGTAGGCCAGACACCTCCGATAACCTTTTTAAAAAGACAGGAAACATTTTTCCGTCTTACCTCACCCATAAAGCAAAAGATAGAACCCGGGGACATTCTTGTCTGTATTACAGGGAACTATGAATTGACTGAATATCTTATGCGCTTACCTATTGAAGAGCTCATTAAAGATCCTTTAGCACCTCTAAATTCAGAAAATTTTATAGAGACTCTTACAGAAATGCTGAACAAAGAAACCCAATCACAAATAGACGGGACCTTAAGTTTCCTGTCTTTCAGTTAAGTTGAGATTTGTAATGGTTATACTTTCACTACCTGGTTCTGAAAGTAGTTTAGGCTCTTTCCCCAACCATAACAATATTGCTGAAATTACAAGGGCAATAACACCAACGATAGTCACCCCGGAGATAACAGTTACAAATGCTGGTGAAGTTACTGCCAAGCTAATTAAAACTAAAGCAGCCCCGGCTATGACAAGAGCGATGAAAGTTTTATTGATTTTTGATAATTTCGACTCGTGAGTCTTCATAAATTGCATAACTGTAGGGCAATAAGATTTTAAATTTTCCTGTATACTCATACTTAATTCTCATTAGTTTGAAATTAAAACGGAACATACTATCCATTAACGACTTTTCTTACAAAATGATAAAAACTTCTCAGTAGTAGTTCTTGAAGGTTTTTTATATGCTTTCCCTTTAGAGCATCCATCCTGTTCATTCTATGAGCACTAATAATCTTCTCTTCCCAAAATAACTTTTCTCGAGTTTCCCTTCAGGGAATCGCTTGCTGACAGAAACCAGGAATTCATGATAAGAAATGGGAAAAGCCCAAAGTTTTCTCTGTATTTCCTATGTCACGACTGGATTTTTTTGTTTTTGATTCACTGGTTCTTAAGCAAAAGCATAATGAATTAGAAGAGATCTTCTGCTCAGAAGATAACGATCTATTTCGTGCTTATCAGACGACCTCTCTACAATCACCTCTCGCAGCGAAAAATCTCACTATAGCAAGAAATGCAGCACGTTATATCCTGGCAGAAAATGGAGAGATCGATATAGCTAAAGTCGTAAAAGCTATAGAACATCTAACAAAATGTCTCTATCCTCTAGGCCCTCATAGACATAATGAAGCTAAACCTAGAGAACATCTATTGAAAATGCTTCAAGCTATCAAGCAAGAATCTGAGATTAAAGAAAGAATCAAAAAGCTCTTTGTTCCCTCTTATAAAAGCATTCAAGATCTCATTCGCAATACTTTAGCTTTACCTCCTGAGGTTGCTTTAACACCTATTCATGCACGTCAAGCAGCACTCACGGCAATGTTTTGCTACCTACGTCAAGATGTTGGCTCTTGCTTTGCAACTGCTTTTGCTATTGTCATTCATCAAGAATATCCTACGCTTTTTATAAAAGATATTGATGATCTACTGACTTCAGGCAAACTTACAAGAATCATAGGTACAAGAGAAGTCTCCGTGCCTATAAATCTATCAGGATGTATTGGAGAATTATTTAAGCCATTAAGAATATTGGATTTGTATCCCGATCCTGTAGCAAAACTTTCAGCATCTCCAGGTCTACAACGAGCTTTCGAAGCTGCTGGTATAGTAGATACTTTAGATAATCCTCAAGTTCGTGTTCAGCAAATTTTGGCTCACGAATATCTTCTAAATAAATTACAGCATGTCGATGACATCATAACAGCTAATGAAGTCATTCAAAGTACGCTGTTGCATCATTATCAAATTACAGCGAACTCTGTACGCTCCATCTTATTTCAAGAA
This portion of the Chlamydia crocodili genome encodes:
- the thrS gene encoding threonine--tRNA ligase, which translates into the protein MIRVICNNETSELPEGATAADFASKIKNSHYFAGVVINDQIKDLSTTLKEGDTLRFVTFEDPEGREIFLHTSAHILAQAVLRLWPKAIPTIGPVIDQGFYYDFANLAVSEDDFLMIENMMEQIAQAKFEVSKKTFHDKQEALKEFASNPFKVELIQELPEGESITAYSQGEFTDLCRGPHLPSTNPVKAFKLLRTSAAYWRGDPNRESLVRIYGVSFPTTKELKEHLNQLEEAKKRDHRVLGAKLDLFSQQECSAGMPFFHPRGMIIWDALIGYWKRLHQLAGYKQILTPQLMNRNLWEVSGHWSNYKENMYTLKIDEEDYAIKPMNCPGCMLYYKTRLHSYKEFPLRVAEIGHVHRYEISGALSGLMRVRAFHQDDAHVFLTPEQVEEETLNILNLVSELYSTFGLEYHLELSTRPEKATIGSDALWELATAALERALVNSNTPFIVNPGDGAFYGPKIDIHVKDAIQRTWQCGTIQLDMFLPERFELEYTNAQGEKSTPIMLHRALFGSIERFLGILIEHFKGKFPLWLSPEHIRLITVADRHQRRAKELASAWQKLGLVVTVDDSNESVSKKIRNAQNMQVNYMVTLGDREIEENTLAVRTRDNRVLNAMTVETFINTILEEKNSLSLTPLL
- a CDS encoding ParA family protein — protein: MKTIAVNSFKGGTAKTSTTLHLGAALAQYHNARVLLIDFDAQANLTSGLGLDPDCYDSLAVVLQGEKNIREVIRPIEDTGLDLIPADTWLERIEVSGNLAADRYSHERLKHILASVENEYDYVIIDTPPSLCWLTESALIAAQYALICATPEFYSVKGLERLSSFIQGISSRHPLNILGVALSFWNYRGRNNAAFADLIHKTFPGRLLNTKIRRDITISEAAIHGKPVFATAPSARASEDYLNLTKELLILLRDM
- a CDS encoding pGP6-D family virulence protein, which gives rise to MGNLKTLLESRFRKNTQDKMETLTRKRMEGELTPFLSRFSDVKLSQKEEEKFRQLLENYTFEDQISEEDFKNLCNLSAQIKQIHHQAVLLHGERIKKVRDLLKTYREGAFSAWLLITYGNRQTPYNFLVYYELFSTLPEPLKIEAEKMPRQAIYTLASRQGPQEKKEAIIRNYRGESKGELLDIIRREFPLISTDRRQTCLAKQALAILSKGSQLLKKCSELSPEDHTALEKLIKKLQKVKSNFFPNTKV
- a CDS encoding CT584 family type III secretion system tip protein is translated as MAAKSKILELEDNVFLILEGNLKRIFATAIGYTTFREFQNVVFNCSNGQQETANFFFEMLINGKLIHELPVEQKQAAQSLIAEFMMLIRVAKDVHERGEFINFITSDMLSQQERCVFLNRLSRVDGQEFLLMTDVQNTCHLIRHLLARLLEAQKNPVGEKNLQEIQEDIVSLKNHFEELEKSFQ
- the trpS gene encoding tryptophan--tRNA ligase, translating into MNKKKRVLTGDRPTGKLHLGHWVGSIKNRLDLQNNPAYDCFFIVADLHTLTTRIRKEQILDVDNHIYEVLADWLSVGIDPNKSTIYLQSAIPEIYELYLLFSMLISINRIMGIPSLKEMAKNASIEEGGLSFGLVGYPVLQSADILLAKAQLVPVGKDNEAHVELTRDIARNFNRLYGEIFPEPETLQGELTSLVGIDGQGKMSKSANNAIYLSDDDATIKDKIRKMYTDPNRIHATTPGRVEGNPLFIYHDIFNPNKEEIEEFKTRYRQGCIKDVEVKARLAEELIFFLQPFKEKRAELLAKPQILQEALQQGTEKMRAIAKETMEEVHNTLGLSHKWRSRLSL